The Actinocatenispora sera genome has a window encoding:
- a CDS encoding GntR family transcriptional regulator: MAVDRGDAGSSASPAIPTIQRSSLQEQVRDAVEEMIVFGVLAPGERLAEGALAARLGVSRQPVREALRALASDGFVDLSPGRSATVHAPTMREIREVFHVRAILEADSCALAARTIDEAGVKRLDAICADGEAALADRDTRRLIDLNGTFHGAITRIGGNNAAFELLERLQRRIAWHLTQIVVDRAPDSWVEHRAILHALADSDADLAYRRMLEHVHHSVEAIKLHQS, from the coding sequence GTGGCGGTTGACCGAGGCGACGCCGGATCGTCCGCTTCCCCTGCGATCCCTACCATTCAGCGCTCCAGCCTGCAGGAGCAGGTGCGAGACGCGGTGGAGGAGATGATCGTCTTCGGTGTGCTCGCGCCCGGTGAGCGGCTTGCCGAGGGAGCGCTCGCGGCCCGCCTCGGCGTCAGCCGGCAACCGGTGCGGGAGGCGCTTCGGGCGCTGGCGTCGGACGGTTTCGTCGACCTGTCGCCGGGGCGAAGCGCGACCGTGCACGCGCCGACCATGCGAGAGATCCGCGAGGTCTTCCACGTGCGCGCGATCCTGGAGGCGGACAGCTGCGCCCTCGCGGCCCGCACCATCGACGAGGCGGGCGTCAAGCGGCTGGACGCGATCTGCGCGGACGGGGAGGCGGCGCTCGCTGACCGGGACACGCGGCGGCTGATCGATCTCAACGGCACGTTCCACGGGGCCATCACCCGCATCGGCGGCAACAACGCCGCGTTCGAACTCCTCGAACGGCTCCAGCGGCGGATCGCCTGGCATCTGACCCAGATCGTGGTGGACCGCGCGCCCGATTCCTGGGTGGAGCACCGGGCGATTCTGCATGCGCTGGCCGACTCCGACGCCGATCTCGCGTACCGGCGAATGCTCGAGCACGTCCACCATTCTGTCGAGGCGATCAAACTCCACCAGTCCTGA
- a CDS encoding PTS system mannose/fructose/N-acetylgalactosamine-transporter subunit IIB — protein MDITVIRVDDRLIHGQVVFGWTQALGIEQILVADDATAANPTQRDLLLLAVPTGVVADVLSIDDAAKVIAASTSRIPTMVLVKGPRELQTLKRAGVPMTEVNVGNVHTGPGRRRLTKEVHATGEEIAIWRELAAEGVQLEALWLPGQTRTDLGKLVAQLAD, from the coding sequence ATGGACATCACCGTGATCCGGGTCGACGACCGTCTCATCCACGGTCAGGTCGTCTTCGGCTGGACGCAGGCGTTGGGCATCGAACAGATTCTGGTGGCCGACGATGCCACCGCCGCCAATCCGACCCAACGCGATCTGTTGTTGCTTGCCGTACCGACCGGGGTGGTCGCCGATGTGCTGTCGATCGACGACGCGGCGAAGGTGATCGCAGCGTCGACCTCGCGCATCCCTACCATGGTTCTGGTCAAGGGTCCCCGTGAACTCCAGACCCTCAAGCGGGCGGGTGTGCCGATGACCGAGGTCAACGTCGGCAACGTGCACACCGGTCCGGGGCGTCGGCGGCTGACCAAGGAGGTGCACGCCACCGGCGAGGAGATCGCGATCTGGCGGGAGCTTGCGGCGGAGGGCGTGCAACTCGAGGCGCTCTGGCTGCCGGGGCAGACGCGGACCGATCTGGGGAAGCTCGTTGCGCAGCTGGCTGACTGA
- a CDS encoding TIM-barrel domain-containing protein codes for MSHASARIARAAIAGLGAALLATALVPTTVAAAGTARTTTGGAVVTLTEPAAAGAPAYTVTIRKDPVQITTSRGGRTVLATTGRSASPATAPLTFTAGGSTYAASRVTGAEWAAGTLTLTMATTSPGDLITLRLTPHAGQYDMAWTVTGTGAGPVDTVAQNFDLSSAGYWYGQGLTSTPQGGPIHDQPWPLNAGDVDNTAMGPSSHDRNNPFWYTSSASGLWVDTNDDMNVQINHEHSGLGSFTVTRTDRFASTVFVESTPRAVYEDYVAIAGTPQTVDDPDAAFATPTWNSWAEFNTDVTQASFLDYVRKLRANGIPGHAVQIDDGWNSNYGDYTFDPVRFPDPKAMSAQVHQLGYDLGLWMTMWINKGTKNFDYAKQHGYFFRSKADPDQVCLVPWWNGEQGAGIVDLANPQARAWFSGIMHHLMDTYDVQGFKFDTRFYDPSCAPDAGYSTRDYLELAHEYADDFDMEGLGLTAAWTGTQKYGFAMRDNDKGTDWHSFQASLSQVLSLSTIGYPFVETDMIGGSSGAPEDPPSKQVLIRWAQAAALMPLEYASTSPVNPRYDQQTIDAYRDAMLLHEQLTPYILRQVHAAVHTGDPIMRPVFFDFPADRASYTLANEWMLGGSLLAAPVDTDTTARDIDIPAGRWYDVLHHRTVHGPTTLRSYGADLSQIPMFVRLGTRDTGMLMSALHGNAGR; via the coding sequence ATGTCCCACGCATCCGCGCGCATCGCCCGTGCCGCCATCGCCGGGCTCGGTGCCGCGTTGCTGGCCACTGCACTCGTCCCCACCACGGTCGCCGCCGCCGGCACTGCCCGGACCACGACCGGCGGCGCCGTCGTCACGCTCACCGAACCGGCCGCCGCCGGAGCGCCGGCCTACACGGTGACGATCCGCAAGGATCCGGTCCAGATCACGACCAGCCGCGGCGGCCGTACCGTGCTCGCGACGACCGGTCGGTCCGCGTCGCCGGCGACCGCGCCGCTGACGTTCACCGCCGGGGGCTCGACGTACGCGGCGAGCCGGGTCACCGGCGCCGAGTGGGCCGCCGGCACGCTCACCCTCACCATGGCGACGACCAGCCCCGGCGACCTGATCACGCTGCGGCTCACTCCCCACGCCGGCCAGTACGACATGGCGTGGACGGTCACCGGGACCGGCGCCGGCCCGGTCGACACCGTCGCACAGAACTTCGACCTGTCCTCGGCCGGCTACTGGTACGGGCAGGGGCTCACCAGCACGCCACAGGGCGGTCCGATCCACGACCAGCCGTGGCCGCTCAACGCCGGCGACGTCGACAACACGGCGATGGGCCCCTCGTCGCACGACCGCAACAACCCGTTCTGGTACACCTCCAGCGCGAGCGGGCTGTGGGTCGACACCAACGACGACATGAACGTCCAGATCAACCACGAGCACAGCGGGCTCGGCAGCTTCACCGTCACCCGCACCGACCGCTTCGCCAGTACGGTGTTCGTCGAGTCGACGCCGCGGGCGGTGTACGAGGACTACGTCGCCATCGCCGGCACGCCGCAGACCGTCGACGACCCGGACGCCGCCTTCGCCACCCCGACCTGGAACAGCTGGGCCGAGTTCAACACCGACGTCACCCAGGCGAGCTTCCTCGACTACGTGCGGAAGCTGCGGGCCAACGGCATCCCCGGCCACGCCGTGCAGATCGACGACGGGTGGAACAGCAACTACGGCGACTACACGTTCGACCCGGTCCGGTTCCCCGACCCGAAGGCGATGTCGGCGCAGGTCCACCAGCTCGGCTACGACCTCGGGCTGTGGATGACGATGTGGATCAACAAGGGCACGAAGAACTTCGACTACGCGAAGCAGCACGGCTACTTCTTCAGGTCCAAGGCCGACCCCGACCAGGTGTGCCTGGTGCCGTGGTGGAACGGGGAGCAGGGCGCCGGGATCGTCGACCTGGCGAACCCGCAGGCCCGCGCCTGGTTCAGCGGCATCATGCACCACCTGATGGACACCTACGACGTGCAGGGGTTCAAGTTCGACACCCGGTTCTACGACCCCTCCTGCGCGCCCGACGCCGGGTACAGCACGCGGGACTACCTGGAGCTGGCACACGAGTACGCCGACGACTTCGACATGGAGGGTCTCGGGCTCACCGCCGCCTGGACCGGCACCCAGAAGTACGGCTTTGCCATGCGCGACAACGACAAGGGCACCGACTGGCACTCCTTCCAGGCGTCCCTGTCCCAGGTGCTGTCGCTGAGCACCATCGGGTACCCGTTCGTCGAGACGGACATGATCGGGGGCTCGTCCGGCGCGCCGGAGGATCCGCCGAGCAAGCAGGTACTGATCCGGTGGGCACAGGCCGCCGCGCTCATGCCGCTGGAATACGCCTCGACCTCGCCGGTCAACCCGCGCTACGACCAGCAGACCATCGACGCGTACCGGGACGCGATGCTGCTGCACGAGCAGCTGACGCCCTACATCCTGCGGCAGGTGCACGCGGCGGTGCACACCGGTGATCCGATCATGCGGCCGGTTTTCTTCGACTTCCCGGCAGATCGGGCCAGCTACACCCTCGCCAACGAGTGGATGCTCGGCGGCTCGCTGCTGGCCGCGCCGGTCGACACCGACACGACCGCACGCGACATCGACATCCCCGCCGGCCGGTGGTACGACGTGCTGCACCACCGCACCGTGCACGGCCCCACCACGCTGCGCTCGTACGGCGCGGACCTCTCCCAGATCCCGATGTTCGTGCGGCTCGGTACCCGGGACACCGGGATGCTGATGTCCGCGCTGCACGGGAATGCCGGCCGGTAG